Proteins from a genomic interval of Microbacterium abyssi:
- the sufC gene encoding Fe-S cluster assembly ATPase SufC codes for MSVLEIRDLHVSVETEAGANPILNGINLTMKTGETHAIMGPNGSGKSTLAYTIAGHPKYTVTGGSITFDGEDVLAMSVDERARAGLFLAMQYPVEIPGVTVTNFLRTAKTALDCEAPSIRSWTKDVKSAMTNLRMDPKFAQRNVNEGFSGGEKKRHEILQLEVLAPKFAILDETDSGLDVDALKIVSEGVNRAKEATGLGVLLITHYTRILRYIRPDYVHVVVAGKIVEEGGPELADRLEEEGYDRFLDPSAPIEA; via the coding sequence ATGTCTGTTCTTGAGATCCGCGACCTGCATGTCTCGGTCGAGACCGAGGCCGGGGCGAACCCGATCCTCAATGGAATCAACCTCACGATGAAGACCGGTGAGACGCACGCCATCATGGGCCCCAACGGCTCCGGCAAGTCCACACTCGCGTACACGATCGCCGGCCACCCGAAGTACACCGTCACCGGCGGCTCTATCACGTTCGACGGTGAGGACGTCCTGGCGATGTCCGTCGACGAGCGCGCCCGCGCAGGGCTCTTCCTCGCGATGCAGTACCCGGTCGAGATCCCCGGTGTCACGGTGACGAACTTCCTGCGCACCGCGAAGACGGCCCTGGACTGCGAGGCTCCCTCGATCCGCTCCTGGACGAAGGACGTCAAGTCGGCCATGACGAACCTGCGCATGGACCCGAAGTTCGCGCAGCGCAACGTCAACGAGGGCTTCTCCGGCGGTGAGAAGAAGCGTCACGAGATCCTGCAGCTCGAAGTGCTCGCACCGAAGTTCGCCATCCTCGACGAGACCGACTCCGGCCTCGACGTCGACGCGCTGAAGATCGTGTCCGAGGGCGTGAACCGCGCCAAGGAGGCCACCGGCCTCGGCGTGCTGCTCATCACGCACTACACGCGCATCCTCCGCTACATCCGCCCCGACTACGTCCACGTCGTCGTCGCGGGCAAGATCGTCGAAGAGGGCGGCCCCGAGCTGGCCGACCGTCTCGAGGAAGAGGGCTACGACCGCTTCCTCGACCCCAGCGCCCCCATCGAGGCGTAG
- a CDS encoding non-heme iron oxygenase ferredoxin subunit translates to MSAQRACGVSDLEQDTPLRVELDGVPIALVLDSEGDIHAIGDTCTHGDISLSEGFVEGKTLECWAHGSAFSLCTGKPLNLPAFEPVPVYVVEIDGDDVLIDPTVTKEV, encoded by the coding sequence GTGAGCGCACAGCGCGCATGCGGTGTGAGCGACCTCGAACAGGACACACCGCTGCGCGTGGAGCTCGACGGCGTGCCGATCGCGCTCGTCCTCGACTCCGAGGGTGACATCCACGCCATCGGAGACACCTGCACCCACGGCGACATCTCGCTGTCCGAGGGCTTCGTCGAAGGCAAGACGCTGGAATGCTGGGCGCACGGCTCGGCCTTCTCGCTGTGCACCGGCAAGCCCCTCAACCTCCCCGCTTTCGAGCCCGTCCCGGTCTATGTCGTCGAGATCGACGGCGACGACGTGCTCATCGACCCGACCGTCACGAAGGAAGTCTGA
- the sufD gene encoding Fe-S cluster assembly protein SufD — protein MTTAYTEVEPAFVPVQTRSERPRSFDPEDFGTPNGREVNWKHTPIARLAGMFAPAVAGDGVVYEVETGAQFVSAPLAAGSTPRGEFFVPEDIVAAAAWQGTDEGMHVRIPRDEEVAEPILVTITGQGADKRADAHIVIEALENSAATVVLRHRGSAQYAQNVEIIARPGSRLTVITVQRWEDDAVHAASHQARVDKDAVLKHFVISFGGGIVRVNPTVELSGTGSEGRLYGLSYADAGQHLESQVYLHHKGAHTTGDVLYKGALQGESAHSVWIGDVLIGPDATGTDSYEANRNLVLTEGARADSIPNLEIQTGDIQGAGHASATGRFDDEQLFYLQARGIDEEEARRLVVLGFLSDIVQRLGIPAIEEELLAAIEIELAAVNA, from the coding sequence ATGACGACGGCATACACCGAGGTCGAGCCTGCCTTCGTACCGGTTCAGACCCGATCAGAGCGCCCCCGCTCGTTCGACCCCGAGGACTTCGGCACGCCGAACGGCCGCGAGGTCAACTGGAAGCACACTCCCATCGCACGCCTCGCCGGCATGTTCGCGCCCGCCGTGGCAGGCGACGGCGTCGTGTACGAGGTCGAGACGGGCGCGCAGTTCGTCTCTGCGCCGCTCGCGGCAGGCAGCACTCCGCGCGGCGAGTTCTTCGTTCCGGAAGACATCGTGGCCGCCGCTGCCTGGCAGGGCACGGATGAGGGCATGCACGTGCGCATCCCCCGCGATGAGGAGGTCGCCGAGCCCATCCTCGTGACGATCACCGGCCAGGGCGCCGACAAGCGCGCCGATGCCCACATCGTGATCGAGGCGCTCGAGAACAGCGCAGCGACGGTGGTCCTCCGTCACCGCGGTTCCGCGCAGTACGCGCAGAACGTCGAGATCATCGCACGGCCGGGCTCCCGCCTCACGGTCATCACGGTGCAGCGCTGGGAGGACGACGCGGTCCACGCGGCATCCCACCAGGCCCGAGTCGACAAGGATGCCGTCCTGAAGCACTTCGTGATCAGCTTCGGCGGCGGCATCGTGCGTGTGAACCCCACCGTCGAACTCTCCGGAACCGGCTCCGAGGGTCGCCTGTACGGTCTGTCCTACGCGGATGCCGGTCAGCACCTGGAGAGCCAGGTCTACCTGCACCACAAGGGCGCGCACACCACCGGCGACGTCCTGTACAAGGGCGCGCTGCAGGGCGAGAGCGCGCACAGCGTCTGGATCGGCGACGTGCTGATCGGACCGGACGCCACCGGCACCGACTCCTATGAGGCCAACCGCAACCTGGTCCTCACCGAGGGCGCGCGCGCCGACTCGATCCCGAACCTCGAGATCCAAACCGGCGACATCCAGGGCGCAGGGCACGCCAGCGCCACCGGTCGCTTCGACGACGAGCAGCTGTTCTATCTGCAGGCACGCGGCATCGACGAGGAGGAGGCACGACGACTGGTCGTGCTCGGATTCCTCAGCGACATCGTGCAGCGGCTGGGCATCCCCGCCATCGAGGAGGAACTGCTCGCCGCCATCGAGATCGAGCTCGCGGCGGTGAACGCGTGA
- the sufB gene encoding Fe-S cluster assembly protein SufB: MSDVLIDRPELDGLGVYEFGWHDEDAAGAIAKRGLSEDVVRGISALKDEPEWMLKTRLKGLSLFGRKPMPTWGADLSEIDFDNIKYFVRSTEKQAQSWEDLPAEIRETYERLGIPEAERQRLVAGVAAQYESEVVYHQIREDLEEQGVIFMDTDTALREHPEFFEEYFGTVIPAGDNKFAALNTAVWSGGSFVYVPKGVHVEIPLQAYFRINTENMGQFERTLIIADEDSYVHYIEGCTAPIYKSDSLHSAVVEIIVKKNARVRYTTIQNWSNNVYNLVTKRAVAHEGATMEWVDGNIGSKVTMKYPSIYLMGEHAKGETLSVAFAGPGQHQDAGAKMVHMAPYTQSSIVSKSIARGGGRAGYRGEVRVDPAAHHSANSVVCDALLVDTQSRSDTYPSIDIRVDDVKLGHEATVSKVSEEQLFYLMSRGMEETEAMSMIVRGFIEPIARELPMEYAMELNKLIEMGMEGSVG; this comes from the coding sequence ATGTCGGATGTGCTGATCGACCGCCCAGAGCTCGATGGTCTGGGGGTGTACGAGTTCGGCTGGCACGATGAAGACGCAGCCGGTGCGATCGCCAAGCGCGGTCTCTCAGAGGACGTCGTCCGCGGGATCTCCGCGCTCAAGGACGAACCCGAATGGATGCTGAAGACCCGTCTGAAGGGTCTGTCGCTGTTCGGTCGCAAGCCGATGCCCACCTGGGGTGCCGACCTCAGCGAGATCGACTTCGACAACATCAAGTACTTCGTCCGCTCCACAGAGAAGCAGGCGCAGTCGTGGGAAGACCTTCCCGCCGAGATCCGCGAGACCTACGAGCGTCTCGGCATCCCCGAGGCCGAGCGTCAGCGCCTGGTCGCCGGCGTCGCCGCGCAGTACGAGTCCGAGGTCGTCTACCACCAGATCCGCGAGGACCTGGAGGAGCAGGGCGTCATCTTCATGGACACCGACACCGCGCTGCGCGAGCACCCCGAGTTCTTCGAGGAGTACTTCGGCACCGTCATCCCCGCCGGCGACAACAAGTTCGCGGCGCTGAACACCGCCGTCTGGTCCGGCGGATCCTTCGTGTACGTCCCGAAGGGCGTGCACGTGGAGATCCCGCTGCAGGCGTACTTCCGCATCAACACCGAGAACATGGGCCAGTTCGAGCGGACCCTGATCATCGCCGACGAGGACAGCTACGTCCACTACATCGAGGGCTGCACCGCCCCGATCTACAAGTCGGACTCGCTGCACTCGGCCGTCGTCGAGATCATCGTGAAGAAGAACGCCCGTGTGCGCTACACGACGATCCAGAACTGGTCGAACAACGTCTACAACCTGGTCACCAAGCGCGCCGTGGCGCACGAGGGCGCGACCATGGAGTGGGTCGACGGGAACATCGGCTCCAAGGTGACGATGAAGTACCCGTCGATCTATCTGATGGGTGAGCACGCCAAGGGCGAGACCCTCTCCGTCGCCTTCGCCGGGCCCGGCCAGCATCAGGATGCCGGCGCCAAGATGGTCCACATGGCGCCGTACACGCAGTCGTCGATCGTCTCAAAGTCGATCGCCCGCGGCGGAGGACGCGCCGGGTACCGCGGCGAGGTGCGGGTGGATCCCGCAGCTCACCACTCCGCCAACTCCGTGGTCTGCGACGCTCTGCTCGTCGACACGCAGTCGCGGTCCGACACCTATCCGTCGATCGACATCCGCGTCGACGACGTGAAGCTCGGTCACGAGGCGACGGTGTCGAAGGTCAGTGAAGAGCAGCTGTTCTACCTGATGAGCCGCGGTATGGAAGAGACCGAGGCGATGTCGATGATCGTGCGCGGCTTCATCGAGCCGATCGCCCGGGAGCTGCCGATGGAGTACGCGATGGAGCTCAACAAGCTCATCGAGATGGGCATGGAAGGATCGGTCGGCTGA
- a CDS encoding COX15/CtaA family protein — protein MPDTIAPAVPSMRNGRQTGTIGQPLRVLAWLSFLAEVIIIGTGGAVRLTGSGLGCSDWPLCTPESLVPIYEVQGIHGIIEFGNRTMTGVVGLLAIAVLLLTLHAVGGRRSLVAALWFALGGIVTGVICFGIAALLVDEPFAFFAVGLILATVVGAVHSLRITSERRDLAALAWLTLIGVVAQAFVGGITVLTGLNPFIVGFHYASSLVLVCVTAAFLVRMKEPAGVRMSVVPRWFAILSHVTGLALAMTIFFGVLTTGSGPHSGDANVVRDGFDATVLAHVHSWPGYILAALVAALAISAWILRLEPRRWLLVLVVAILVQVGVGVWQAREGLPELLVGIHMVLAALSAAAYTVSVLKMKRSVAAAEPVPGATHSAHA, from the coding sequence ATGCCCGACACCATCGCTCCCGCCGTCCCGTCGATGCGGAACGGCCGGCAGACCGGAACCATCGGCCAGCCGCTGCGCGTACTGGCCTGGCTGTCGTTCCTCGCGGAGGTCATCATCATCGGCACGGGCGGGGCCGTGCGCCTGACCGGTTCCGGCCTCGGATGCTCGGACTGGCCGCTGTGCACGCCGGAGTCGCTCGTGCCGATCTACGAGGTGCAGGGGATCCACGGCATCATCGAGTTCGGCAACCGCACCATGACCGGGGTCGTCGGCCTGCTGGCGATCGCCGTGCTCCTGCTCACCCTTCACGCGGTCGGCGGCCGGCGCTCACTGGTCGCCGCGCTGTGGTTCGCGCTGGGCGGCATCGTCACCGGCGTGATCTGCTTCGGCATCGCCGCACTGCTCGTCGACGAGCCGTTCGCCTTCTTCGCCGTGGGACTCATCCTCGCCACCGTGGTCGGCGCCGTGCACTCGCTGCGGATCACCTCGGAGCGGCGAGACCTCGCCGCCCTCGCCTGGCTCACGCTGATCGGCGTCGTGGCACAGGCCTTCGTCGGGGGCATCACGGTGCTCACGGGCCTCAATCCGTTCATCGTCGGCTTCCATTACGCCTCATCGCTCGTCCTGGTGTGCGTCACCGCGGCGTTCCTCGTCCGCATGAAGGAGCCGGCCGGCGTGCGCATGAGCGTCGTCCCGCGCTGGTTCGCGATCCTGTCGCACGTGACGGGGCTCGCCCTCGCCATGACGATCTTCTTCGGCGTGCTGACGACCGGCTCCGGCCCTCATTCGGGCGACGCGAACGTCGTGCGCGACGGCTTCGATGCCACCGTCCTCGCCCACGTGCACTCCTGGCCCGGCTACATCCTCGCCGCGCTCGTGGCCGCGCTCGCGATCTCCGCCTGGATTCTGCGCCTGGAGCCCCGTCGCTGGCTGCTCGTGCTCGTCGTCGCGATCCTCGTCCAGGTCGGCGTGGGCGTCTGGCAGGCACGCGAAGGCCTGCCGGAGCTCCTCGTCGGAATCCACATGGTGCTCGCGGCGCTGAGCGCCGCGGCCTACACCGTCTCCGTGCTGAAGATGAAGCGATCGGTCGCCGCCGCGGAGCCTGTTCCGGGCGCGACGCACTCAGCCCACGCATAG
- a CDS encoding heme o synthase, with product MSQATAVKRPIGQTIKGYVALTKPRVLELLLVSTVPVMFLAEGGMPNLWLVLATVIGGSMSAGSAASFNMYLDRDMDAHMHRTENRPIVTGQIAPRSALIFSWTLAVASTIWLLATTNWLTAVLSVSAIFFYVVIYTMILKRRTEQNIIWGGIAGCFPVVIGWSAVTGDVAWPAIVLFALVFLWTPAHYWPLSMKYRDDYEGADVPMLGVTRNASQVGLQVILYAWATVACSLLLIPVAGMGLVYTASALVFGGWFVYESHRLYDQAVRGSNPRPMRVFHASITYLTLIFVAVAVDPLLPF from the coding sequence ATGTCGCAGGCGACGGCGGTGAAGCGGCCGATCGGTCAGACGATCAAGGGCTATGTCGCGTTGACCAAGCCTCGTGTCCTGGAACTCCTCCTCGTCTCCACGGTGCCGGTCATGTTCCTGGCCGAGGGCGGCATGCCGAACCTCTGGCTGGTGCTGGCCACGGTCATCGGCGGGTCGATGAGCGCAGGATCCGCGGCGTCGTTCAACATGTACCTGGACAGGGACATGGACGCGCACATGCACCGCACCGAGAACCGTCCGATCGTGACCGGCCAGATCGCGCCGCGCTCCGCGCTGATCTTCTCGTGGACGCTGGCCGTGGCCTCCACGATCTGGCTGCTGGCGACGACCAACTGGCTGACCGCCGTCCTGTCGGTGTCCGCCATCTTCTTCTACGTCGTGATCTACACGATGATCCTCAAGCGCCGCACCGAGCAGAACATCATCTGGGGCGGCATCGCGGGCTGCTTCCCCGTCGTCATCGGCTGGTCGGCCGTCACCGGCGACGTGGCATGGCCGGCGATCGTGCTGTTCGCCCTGGTCTTCCTGTGGACGCCGGCGCACTACTGGCCGCTGTCGATGAAGTACCGCGACGACTACGAGGGTGCGGACGTACCCATGCTCGGCGTCACGCGCAATGCCTCGCAGGTCGGGCTGCAGGTGATCCTTTACGCATGGGCCACGGTGGCCTGCTCCCTGCTGTTGATCCCCGTCGCGGGAATGGGCCTGGTGTACACGGCATCCGCTCTCGTCTTCGGCGGATGGTTCGTATACGAGTCGCACCGCCTGTATGACCAGGCGGTGCGAGGCTCGAATCCGCGGCCGATGCGTGTGTTCCACGCATCGATCACCTACTTGACGCTGATCTTCGTCGCCGTCGCGGTCGACCCGCTGCTGCCGTTCTGA
- the tkt gene encoding transketolase — protein sequence MTVTELQWAEIDRRAVDTARILAADAVEKVGNGHPGTAMSLAPAAYLLYQRVLRHDPNDVDWLGRDRFILSAGHSSLTQYVQLYLGGFGLELDDLKSLRTWGSKTPGHPEYGHTKGVEITTGPLGQGLASAVGFAYAARYERGLFDPDAAAGTSPFDHFVYVIAGDGDLQEGVTSEAGSLAGHQQLGNLIAFYDSNQISIEDDTNVAFTEDVAKRYEAYGWHVQTVDWKKTGEYVEDVAELFAAVEAAKGETDKPSLIILKTIIGWPSPGKQNTGKIHGSALGADELAATKQVLGFDPEQTFVVADDIIAHTRQLADRAADERAEWQKSFDAWAQANPERKALLDRVEAKELPEDIASALPVFESGKDVSTRAASGQVINALAAELPELWGGSADLAESNLTTIKDAASFIPSEWSTHEWSGNPYGRVLHFGIREHAMGAIVNGIVLHGPTRAFGGTFLIFSDYMRPAVRLAALMGIPSIYVWTHDSVALGEDGPTHQPVEQLATLRAIPNFTVVRPADANETSVVWLELLRRHAGPAGLALTRQNISVFERGEGAASGDSFASAQNASKGAYVLAEAPNGTPDVILIATGSEVQLAVAARETLAGEGVNARVVSAPSLEWFDEQDAAYRESVLPAAVTARVSVEAGSALTWRGIVGDKGRSVAIDHFGASADYKTLFQKFGITAEAVVEAARETIKENA from the coding sequence ATGACCGTGACCGAACTGCAGTGGGCTGAGATCGATCGACGCGCGGTGGACACCGCGCGGATTCTCGCGGCGGATGCCGTGGAGAAGGTCGGCAACGGTCACCCCGGAACCGCGATGAGCCTGGCTCCCGCCGCGTACCTCCTGTACCAGCGCGTGCTGCGCCACGACCCGAACGATGTCGACTGGCTTGGCCGCGACCGCTTCATCCTCTCCGCGGGCCACTCCTCGCTCACCCAGTACGTGCAGTTGTACCTCGGCGGGTTCGGTCTCGAACTCGACGACCTCAAGTCGTTGCGCACGTGGGGCTCGAAGACCCCAGGCCACCCGGAGTACGGCCACACCAAGGGCGTGGAGATCACTACGGGCCCGCTGGGCCAGGGACTGGCATCCGCCGTGGGGTTCGCCTACGCCGCCCGCTACGAGCGCGGTCTGTTCGACCCGGACGCCGCCGCCGGCACGAGCCCGTTCGACCACTTCGTGTATGTGATCGCCGGAGACGGCGACCTGCAGGAGGGCGTCACCAGTGAAGCCGGCTCGCTCGCCGGACACCAGCAGCTTGGCAACCTGATCGCGTTCTACGACTCGAACCAGATCTCCATCGAGGACGACACGAACGTCGCCTTCACCGAGGACGTCGCGAAGCGCTACGAGGCGTACGGCTGGCACGTGCAGACGGTGGACTGGAAGAAGACCGGCGAGTACGTCGAGGACGTCGCCGAGCTGTTCGCGGCCGTCGAGGCTGCGAAGGGCGAGACGGACAAGCCCTCGCTGATCATCCTCAAGACGATCATCGGCTGGCCCTCCCCCGGCAAGCAGAACACCGGAAAGATCCACGGCTCGGCGCTCGGGGCCGATGAGCTCGCCGCCACCAAGCAGGTCCTCGGGTTCGACCCGGAGCAGACCTTCGTCGTCGCGGACGACATCATCGCCCACACCCGTCAGCTCGCCGATCGCGCCGCGGACGAGCGTGCCGAGTGGCAGAAGTCGTTCGACGCGTGGGCTCAGGCGAACCCGGAGCGCAAGGCGCTGCTCGACCGCGTCGAGGCGAAGGAGCTGCCCGAGGACATCGCCTCGGCGCTCCCCGTCTTCGAGTCGGGCAAGGACGTCTCGACCCGCGCCGCGTCCGGCCAGGTCATCAACGCCCTCGCCGCCGAGCTCCCCGAGCTCTGGGGCGGGTCGGCCGACCTCGCCGAGTCGAACCTGACCACCATCAAGGATGCCGCGTCGTTCATCCCCTCCGAGTGGTCGACGCACGAGTGGTCGGGCAACCCGTATGGCCGGGTGCTGCACTTCGGCATCCGCGAGCACGCCATGGGCGCGATCGTCAACGGCATCGTCCTGCACGGTCCGACCCGCGCGTTCGGCGGCACGTTCCTCATCTTCAGCGACTACATGCGCCCCGCGGTGCGCCTGGCAGCCCTGATGGGCATCCCGAGCATCTACGTCTGGACGCACGACTCCGTCGCGCTGGGCGAGGACGGTCCGACCCACCAGCCTGTGGAGCAACTCGCCACGCTCCGCGCAATCCCGAACTTCACGGTCGTGCGCCCCGCCGACGCGAACGAGACCTCGGTCGTCTGGCTCGAGCTGCTGCGCCGCCACGCCGGGCCCGCAGGCCTCGCCCTGACGCGCCAGAACATCTCGGTGTTCGAGCGCGGTGAGGGCGCGGCATCCGGCGATTCCTTCGCGTCCGCGCAGAACGCCTCCAAGGGCGCCTACGTGCTCGCCGAAGCGCCGAACGGCACCCCGGACGTCATCCTCATCGCCACCGGCTCCGAGGTGCAGCTCGCGGTCGCCGCCCGCGAGACGCTCGCGGGCGAGGGCGTGAACGCCCGCGTCGTGTCCGCCCCGTCGCTGGAGTGGTTCGACGAGCAGGACGCCGCGTACCGCGAATCCGTGCTGCCGGCGGCCGTGACCGCCCGTGTCTCGGTCGAGGCGGGCTCCGCCCTCACCTGGCGCGGCATCGTCGGCGACAAGGGCCGCTCGGTCGCGATCGACCACTTCGGCGCCTCCGCCGATTACAAGACCCTGTTCCAGAAGTTCGGCATCACCGCCGAGGCCGTCGTCGAGGCGGCTCGCGAGACCATCAAGGAGAACGCATGA
- the tal gene encoding transaldolase: MSTPTSALHDAGVSIWLDDLSRTRIDSGNLAELIESRNITGVTTNPTIFANAITDKNNTSYDAQVAELAASGASAEEAVFAATTQDVTSALDIFRPVWEASGRVDGRVSIEVSPDLAHDTDGTVAQAKQLWAKIDRPNLLVKIPATKAGLPAIAQAIGAGISVNVTLIFSLERYADVIDAYLTGLETAKAAGIDLSTIQSVASFFVSRVDTETDKRLTAIGTDEALALKSKAGLANARLAYELFEKTFAGDRAKALLDAGANLQRPLWASTGVKDPALPDTLYVTELVAQGVVNTMPEKTLEATFDHGVISGDTITGGYDEAREVFAGLEEVGVDFDDVTQVLEDEGVAKFIDSWHDLLTQVAEGLEAQR; encoded by the coding sequence ATGAGCACCCCCACCTCCGCCCTTCACGACGCCGGCGTCAGCATCTGGCTGGACGACCTCTCCCGCACACGCATCGACTCCGGCAACCTCGCCGAGCTGATCGAGTCCCGCAACATCACGGGCGTCACGACCAACCCGACGATCTTCGCGAACGCGATCACCGACAAGAACAACACCTCCTACGACGCGCAGGTCGCAGAGCTCGCGGCATCCGGCGCCTCGGCCGAAGAGGCGGTCTTCGCGGCCACCACGCAGGACGTCACCTCGGCCCTCGACATCTTCCGCCCGGTGTGGGAGGCGTCCGGCCGCGTCGACGGCCGCGTCTCGATCGAGGTCTCCCCCGACCTCGCGCACGACACCGACGGCACTGTGGCGCAGGCAAAGCAGCTGTGGGCGAAGATCGATCGTCCGAACCTGCTGGTGAAGATCCCCGCGACCAAGGCGGGCCTGCCGGCCATCGCACAGGCGATCGGCGCGGGGATCAGCGTCAACGTCACCCTGATCTTCAGCCTGGAGCGCTACGCCGACGTCATCGACGCGTACCTGACCGGTCTCGAGACCGCCAAGGCCGCCGGCATCGACCTGTCGACGATCCAGTCCGTCGCGTCGTTCTTCGTCTCGCGTGTCGACACGGAGACCGACAAGCGCCTGACGGCCATCGGCACCGACGAGGCCCTGGCGCTCAAGAGCAAGGCCGGCCTGGCCAACGCCCGTCTCGCCTACGAGCTGTTCGAGAAGACGTTCGCGGGCGACCGCGCCAAGGCCTTGCTGGACGCCGGCGCCAACCTGCAGCGTCCGCTCTGGGCATCGACAGGCGTCAAGGACCCGGCTCTCCCCGACACGCTGTACGTGACCGAGTTGGTCGCGCAGGGCGTCGTCAACACCATGCCCGAGAAGACGCTCGAGGCCACCTTCGACCACGGTGTCATCTCCGGTGACACGATCACCGGCGGCTACGACGAGGCCCGCGAGGTCTTCGCCGGACTCGAGGAGGTCGGTGTCGACTTCGACGACGTGACCCAGGTGCTCGAGGACGAGGGCGTGGCGAAGTTCATCGACTCCTGGCACGATCTGCTCACCCAGGTCGCCGAGGGGCTCGAGGCCCAGCGATGA
- a CDS encoding glucose-6-phosphate isomerase: MTFSIHATGAAKAAIDEVVPRLVGDLVASRITAFDSTLWGDAAEEEASKRLGWVEAVSVSRPLVSEIVALRDELRAQGVHRVVLAGMGGSSLAPEVIAQTAGVPLTILDSTAPGQVLAALDDDLAASVLVVSSKSGSTVETDSQRRTFEAAFRDIGIDPTSRIVVVTDPGSPLDSSAREAGYRVFNADPNVGGRYSALTAFGLVPSGLAGVDIAELLDEAEATLLQVAVDQADNPALRLGAAIAATSPRRDKLGLVTDGTHIVGLPDWIEQLIAESTGKEGTGILPVVLLPVSPELESLPADLQITRLVDDANEFHLHERHQGEILVSGSLGANFIVWEYATAIAGHLLGINPFDQPDVESAKIAARGLLDARPEPTAPAFVQRGIEVRVSDPTLAESGDIEAVMDALWARLPEDGYVSIQAYVNRLELSQLQGLRELVAADSGRPTTFGWGPRFLHSTGQYHKGGPAQGVYLQILERTDVDLEIPDRPFTFGQLIQAQAAGDAGVLAEHGRPVVSLTITDDSADVLALFEAAQK, from the coding sequence ATGACGTTCTCGATCCACGCCACGGGTGCGGCGAAGGCCGCGATCGACGAGGTCGTGCCGCGGCTGGTCGGCGACCTGGTCGCCTCGCGCATCACGGCGTTCGACTCGACCCTGTGGGGTGACGCCGCCGAAGAGGAGGCCTCCAAGCGCCTGGGCTGGGTCGAGGCCGTCTCGGTCTCGCGTCCGCTCGTGTCCGAGATCGTCGCCCTGCGCGACGAGCTGCGCGCCCAGGGCGTGCACCGGGTCGTACTCGCAGGAATGGGCGGGTCCTCGCTCGCGCCTGAGGTCATCGCGCAGACCGCCGGCGTGCCACTGACGATCCTCGACTCCACGGCACCCGGTCAGGTGCTCGCAGCGCTCGACGACGACCTGGCGGCATCCGTGCTCGTCGTGTCGTCGAAGTCCGGCTCCACGGTCGAGACCGACTCGCAGCGCCGCACCTTCGAGGCCGCGTTCCGCGACATCGGGATCGACCCGACCTCCCGCATCGTCGTCGTCACCGACCCGGGATCGCCGCTGGACTCCTCGGCCCGCGAGGCCGGCTACCGGGTCTTCAACGCCGACCCGAACGTCGGGGGCCGCTATTCGGCGCTCACGGCATTCGGCCTGGTGCCGTCGGGACTCGCCGGTGTCGACATCGCCGAGCTGCTGGATGAGGCGGAGGCGACCTTGCTGCAGGTCGCCGTCGATCAGGCGGACAATCCGGCGCTGCGCCTCGGCGCGGCGATCGCCGCCACCAGCCCCCGCCGCGACAAACTCGGCCTCGTCACCGACGGCACGCACATCGTCGGGTTGCCGGACTGGATCGAGCAGCTGATCGCCGAGTCCACCGGCAAGGAGGGCACCGGCATCCTGCCCGTCGTCCTGCTGCCCGTCTCCCCCGAGCTCGAGTCCCTGCCCGCGGATCTGCAGATCACGCGCCTGGTCGACGATGCGAACGAGTTCCACCTGCACGAGCGCCACCAGGGCGAGATCCTGGTCAGCGGCTCGCTGGGCGCGAACTTCATCGTGTGGGAGTACGCCACAGCGATCGCCGGCCACCTGCTCGGCATCAACCCGTTCGACCAGCCCGACGTCGAATCCGCGAAGATCGCCGCACGCGGCCTGCTCGACGCCCGTCCTGAGCCCACCGCCCCGGCGTTCGTCCAGCGCGGCATCGAGGTACGGGTCTCCGACCCGACGCTGGCCGAGTCCGGCGACATCGAAGCGGTGATGGATGCTCTGTGGGCACGCCTGCCCGAGGACGGCTACGTGTCGATACAGGCATACGTGAACCGTCTCGAGCTGTCTCAGCTGCAGGGGCTCCGCGAGCTCGTCGCCGCCGACTCCGGCCGACCGACCACGTTCGGCTGGGGACCGCGATTCCTGCATTCGACCGGTCAGTACCACAAGGGCGGTCCCGCGCAGGGCGTCTACCTGCAGATCCTGGAGCGCACGGACGTGGATCTCGAGATCCCCGACCGCCCGTTCACCTTCGGACAGCTCATCCAGGCCCAGGCCGCCGGTGACGCCGGGGTGCTCGCCGAGCACGGCCGCCCGGTCGTCTCGCTCACGATCACCGACGACTCGGCTGACGTGCTCGCGCTGTTCGAAGCCGCTCAGAAGTAG